In Methanothermobacter sp., a genomic segment contains:
- the carB gene encoding carbamoyl-phosphate synthase large subunit — protein sequence MPRDESINKVLIIGSGPIQIGQAAEFDYSGSQACKSLREEGIETVLVNSNPATIQTDMEMADRVYVEPLTPEIVAKIIEKEKPDAVLPTMGGQTGLNVATGLAEMGALEGVKVIGSSIETIRNVENRELFDSFMKKLNEPVPAARAVNSVEEALEAVEEIGYPVIVRPAFTLGGTGGGVAHNRDELIEIATRGLEMSFINQVLIDQSVMGWKEFEYEVMRDRNDTCIIVCNMENIDPMGIHTGESVVVAPAQTLSDEDNQRLRDAAIKIIRALKIEGGCNIQFAVHPETGEYKVIEVNPRVSRSSALASKATGYPIAKIAAKIAVGMTLDEIENDITKETPASFEPSIDYIVTKIPRWPFDKFRGISREIGVQMKSTGEVMAIGRTLEESLNKAIRSLDIGADGFMEIPYTKKDLENPTDLRLFQIYTALKDGMSIDEIHELTNIDPFFLEKILNIVNFESSLTRESLRDPRVLLKAKRMGFSDSRLASITGLTESEIRSLRIKNNIKPVYKMVDTCAAEFEAKTPYYYGCYDLEDEVEVSDRKKVLIIGSGPIRIGQGIEFDYCCVHAAMALSEEGYETIMVNNNPETVSTDYDISDKLYFEPLTLEDVLAVIDKEKPEGVVVQFGGQTSINLAVPLAEEGVRILGTPHESIDRVEDRERFSRVLDKLGIPQAPYGIAKSFEDARGVAELIGYPVLVRPSYVLGGRAMEIVYDERELEEYMKEAVRVSPEHPILVDKFLEDAIEVDVDALSDGTDVYIGGIMEHIEEAGVHSGDSACVIPPQSIPQEIIETIKEYTRKLALELEVVGLINIQYAVKPDSDPAVYILEANPRASRTVPFVSKATGVPLAKIAAKLMMGAKLRDLGLTEEKEIEHVAVKESVFPFIKLPGADSVLGPEMKSTGEAMGIDENFGIAYYKSQLSASMDLLTEGKVFISVRDQDKDKIADIVKKASDLGFKIMATRGTARAVSDIADIEVVRKVSQGSPNIRDSILNGEVGLIINTPSGKQSADDGYLIRRMAVELGIPYVTTLAGARAALNAIEAVRLGRITVKSLDEYHGM from the coding sequence ATGCCGCGGGATGAAAGCATCAACAAGGTACTTATCATAGGATCCGGCCCTATACAGATAGGGCAGGCTGCTGAATTTGATTACTCAGGTTCTCAGGCATGCAAATCACTGAGGGAGGAGGGGATTGAAACAGTACTCGTCAATTCAAACCCTGCCACCATCCAGACCGACATGGAAATGGCTGACAGGGTCTATGTGGAGCCCCTCACACCTGAAATAGTTGCAAAGATAATCGAAAAGGAGAAACCCGACGCAGTACTCCCAACCATGGGGGGACAGACAGGCCTCAACGTTGCAACGGGCCTTGCAGAGATGGGAGCCCTTGAGGGCGTGAAGGTTATAGGGTCCTCCATTGAGACCATAAGAAACGTTGAGAACCGTGAACTCTTTGACAGTTTCATGAAGAAACTCAACGAGCCAGTACCCGCAGCAAGAGCAGTAAATTCAGTTGAAGAGGCCCTTGAAGCTGTTGAAGAGATAGGTTATCCTGTTATAGTGAGGCCAGCATTCACCCTTGGGGGTACCGGTGGTGGTGTGGCCCATAACCGTGATGAGCTCATTGAGATAGCCACCAGGGGCCTTGAGATGAGCTTCATCAATCAGGTCCTCATAGACCAGTCGGTCATGGGCTGGAAGGAATTCGAGTATGAGGTCATGAGGGACCGAAATGACACCTGCATAATCGTCTGTAACATGGAGAACATCGACCCCATGGGCATACACACGGGGGAGAGCGTGGTGGTTGCGCCGGCCCAGACCCTCAGTGACGAGGACAACCAGAGGCTGAGGGATGCGGCAATAAAGATCATAAGGGCCCTCAAGATTGAGGGGGGCTGCAACATACAGTTCGCTGTCCACCCGGAGACAGGCGAGTACAAGGTCATAGAGGTGAACCCGAGGGTGAGCAGGAGCAGTGCACTGGCATCAAAGGCCACAGGTTACCCCATAGCCAAGATCGCTGCCAAGATAGCCGTTGGGATGACCCTCGATGAGATAGAGAATGACATAACAAAGGAGACACCGGCATCCTTTGAGCCATCCATCGACTACATTGTGACAAAGATTCCAAGGTGGCCCTTTGATAAGTTCAGGGGGATAAGCCGGGAGATAGGGGTTCAGATGAAATCCACAGGGGAGGTTATGGCTATAGGAAGAACCCTTGAGGAGTCCCTTAACAAGGCCATAAGATCTCTTGATATAGGTGCTGATGGCTTCATGGAGATACCCTACACCAAAAAGGACCTTGAGAACCCCACTGATCTCAGGCTGTTCCAGATATACACAGCCCTTAAGGACGGTATGAGTATAGATGAGATACATGAACTTACGAATATAGACCCATTCTTCCTGGAGAAGATACTGAACATAGTGAACTTCGAGTCATCTCTAACCAGAGAATCCCTGAGGGATCCCAGGGTTCTCCTCAAGGCAAAGAGGATGGGCTTTTCAGATTCAAGGCTGGCATCAATAACAGGGCTCACAGAATCCGAAATAAGGTCCCTCAGAATCAAGAATAATATAAAACCTGTCTACAAGATGGTTGACACCTGTGCAGCTGAATTTGAGGCTAAAACACCCTACTACTATGGCTGCTATGACCTTGAAGATGAGGTTGAGGTTTCAGACAGGAAGAAGGTCCTCATCATAGGTTCAGGTCCAATAAGGATAGGTCAGGGCATAGAATTCGATTACTGCTGTGTACATGCAGCAATGGCACTAAGTGAAGAGGGCTACGAGACCATAATGGTTAACAACAACCCTGAAACCGTGAGTACAGATTATGACATATCTGATAAGCTCTACTTTGAACCCCTCACACTGGAGGACGTCCTTGCTGTGATAGATAAGGAGAAACCTGAGGGCGTCGTGGTACAGTTTGGGGGCCAGACATCCATAAACCTTGCAGTGCCCCTGGCAGAGGAGGGTGTCAGGATACTGGGGACACCACATGAGAGTATAGACAGGGTTGAGGACCGTGAAAGGTTCAGCCGTGTCCTTGATAAGCTGGGGATCCCACAGGCACCCTACGGAATCGCCAAGTCCTTTGAGGATGCAAGGGGGGTGGCTGAACTCATAGGGTACCCTGTACTTGTACGGCCATCATATGTCCTCGGTGGAAGGGCAATGGAGATAGTCTACGATGAGAGAGAACTTGAGGAGTACATGAAGGAGGCTGTGAGGGTATCCCCTGAGCATCCCATCCTGGTGGATAAGTTTCTTGAGGATGCAATCGAGGTTGACGTGGATGCCCTCTCTGATGGAACCGACGTCTACATTGGGGGGATAATGGAGCACATAGAGGAGGCGGGGGTCCACTCAGGGGACTCAGCATGTGTGATACCACCGCAGAGCATCCCACAGGAGATAATTGAAACCATAAAGGAGTATACAAGGAAACTTGCCCTTGAACTTGAGGTTGTGGGCCTAATAAACATCCAGTACGCCGTGAAACCCGACTCTGACCCAGCAGTCTACATACTTGAGGCGAACCCCCGGGCCAGCCGTACCGTTCCATTTGTCAGTAAGGCCACAGGCGTACCCCTTGCCAAAATCGCTGCCAAGCTGATGATGGGGGCGAAGCTCAGGGACCTTGGATTAACAGAGGAGAAGGAGATAGAGCATGTGGCGGTGAAGGAGTCTGTTTTTCCCTTCATAAAGCTGCCAGGGGCAGACTCGGTGCTGGGCCCTGAGATGAAATCCACCGGCGAGGCAATGGGTATCGATGAGAACTTTGGGATAGCCTACTACAAGTCCCAGCTATCTGCCAGTATGGACCTCCTCACAGAGGGAAAGGTATTCATAAGCGTCAGGGACCAGGATAAGGACAAGATAGCCGACATCGTTAAAAAGGCCAGTGACCTGGGCTTCAAGATCATGGCAACCCGTGGGACAGCAAGGGCGGTCAGTGACATAGCCGATATAGAGGTTGTGAGGAAGGTGAGCCAGGGGTCACCAAACATAAGGGACTCCATACTTAATGGTGAAGTTGGTCTCATAATCAACACACCATCAGGGAAGCAGTCAGCCGACGATGGCTATCTAATAAGGAGAATGGCCGTAGAACTTGGAATACCCTACGTTACGACACTTGCTGGGGCAAGGGCAGCCCTTAATGCCATTGAGGCTGTTCGACTTGGAAGGATAACTGTGAAGTCCCTTGACGAATACCACGGGATGTGA